A stretch of the Carassius carassius chromosome 6, fCarCar2.1, whole genome shotgun sequence genome encodes the following:
- the LOC132142822 gene encoding ras-related protein Rab-1A-like codes for MNPEYDYLFKLLLIGDSGVGKSCLLLRFADDTYTESYISTIGVDFKIRTIELDGKTIKLQIWDTAGQERFRTITSSYYRGAHGIIVVYDVTDQESFNNIKQWLQEIDRYASENVNKLLVGNKCDLTTKKVVDYTTVKEFADSLGIPFLETSAKSSTNVEQAFMTMAAEIKKRMGPGATAGGSEKSNVKIQSTPVKPASGGCC; via the exons ATGAACCCTGAATA tgatTACCTGTTCAAGCTCCTGCTGATCGGAGACTCCGGCGTCGGGAAGTCCTGCCTTCTGCTGCGTTTCGCT GACGACACGTATACAGAGAGCTACATCAGCACGATCGGAGTGGACTTCAAAATCAGGACGATAGAGCTCGACGGGAAGACCATCAAACTACAGATC tgGGACACGGCCGGTCAGGAGCGGTTTCGCACCATCACCTCCAGCTACTACAGAGGAGCTCACGGGATCATCGTTGTTTATGATGTCACGGATCAG GAGTCCTTCAACAACATCAAGCAGTGGCTTCAGGAGATCGATCGCTACGCTAGTGAAAACGTAAACAAGCTCCTGGTGGGAAACAAGTGTGATCTGACCACTAAGAAAGTTGTGGATTACACAACAGTGAAG GAGTTTGCGGACTCTCTTGGCATCCCGTTCCTGGAGACGAGTGCGAAGAGCTCCACTAATGTGGAGCAGGCCTTCATGACCATGGCAGCTGAGATCAAGAAGAGGATGGGCCCCGGGGCCACTGCGGGAGGCTCCGAGAAATCCAACGTCAAGATTCAGAGCACGCCGGTCAAACCGGCCTCCGGAGGATGCTGCTGA
- the LOC132142821 gene encoding SERTA domain-containing protein 2-like, producing MLGKGLKRKLEQEEEHDVMSCPREASPTCYWLQRQTVLNLSLLKLHSHPGHSDPGLARRVLITNTLRHIQDELRGEDGPVPGSPLGVVDGCRERPVESHSESSLTPVSRLEEDRHLLLCLSPPTSRQQPPSSSVIKDSFTSALAEIEDLCPTVGITTLFTTETGRSLTSDPNPRQTDPGLSEMNSGTDSVSSLSDSALSVFGHTPSLLTDFSLDDFLFTEIDSLLFDNIPCGSSLSASSGSSKVFSMVTDDLVKTLTGYSNGGTSQSGLSSNQTFKLDLSELDHIMEVLVGS from the coding sequence ATGTTGGGGAAAGGCCTGAAACGGAAGCTGGAGCAGGAGGAAGAGCACGACGTGATGAGCTGCCCTCGGGAAGCGTCACCCACCTGCTACTGGCTCCAGCGGCAGACCGTGCTCAACCTCTCGCTGCTGAAGCTGCACAGCCATCCGGGACACTCAGACCCCGGCCTGGCCCGCAGGGTGCTCATCACCAACACGCTCCGGCACATCCAGGACGAGCTGAGAGGCGAGGACGGCCCTGTACCCGGGTCTCCACTGGGTGTTGTTGACGGGTGTCGGGAACGCCCGGTGGAGTCCCATAGTGAGAGCAGTTTGACGCCCGTGTCACGGTTGGAGGAGGACAGACATCTGCTTCTCTGTCTGTCTCCGCCCACTTCAAGACAGCAACCCCCATCATCCTCTGTTATTAAAGACAGCTTCACCTCAGCACTGGCTGAAATTGAAGATCTGTGCCCAACTGTGGGAATAACCACTTTATTTACTACAGAGACGGGCCGCTCGCTCACGTCAGACCCAAACCCCAGACAAACAGACCCCGGTCTTTCTGAAATGAACAGCGGTACAGACTCAGTGTCATCTCTCTCTGACTCCGCCCTTTCAGTGTTTGGCCACACCCCCTCGCTTCTCACTGACTTCTCATTGGACGATTTCCTGTTCACGGAAATAGACAGCTTGCTGTTCGACAACATTCCCTGCGGTTCATCCCTGAGCGCGAGCTCGGGCTCGTCAAAGGTTTTTTCCATGGTAACGGACGACCTCGTAAAGACGCTCACTGGTTACAGTAACGGCGGGACGAGCCAATCAGGTCTTTCCTCTAATCAGACTTTCAAACTGGATCTGAGCGAACTGGATCACATCATGGAGGTTTTGGTCGGGTCATAA